Proteins encoded by one window of Pseudochaenichthys georgianus chromosome 9, fPseGeo1.2, whole genome shotgun sequence:
- the fam189a2 gene encoding endosomal transmembrane epsin interactor 1 isoform X1 — protein sequence MTSCQLSEAGDVCYCCSLSPSSNCPEEKLLELHPAPSCSTMRILLKKVLFALCALNALTTAVCLMASALRYLQIFTARTPCMDEQRATAEEREEPAQVPDPDEFVAPAPPPSYFSTFYSYTPRLARRILGDSVIPLPHIYGARIKGVEVFCPLDPPPPYEVVAGSSANAVIQETEIAMTELTIYTTASPSEASDPVSDRSPRVVSASPGVPLRLKPPLQHQPQLQPQLQFQPQLQSQLQFQPQLQSQLQFQPQLHLQPQLHLQPQLQPQLHLQPQLQPQLHLQPQLQPQLLPQPQFQPQIQFQPQIQFQPQIQFQPQFQPQLQFQPQFQPQLHPPLPQQQPPSPALSHRRKERMRRSNSDPVLIDIAAKVLSSSDAPPAAFPNTTDSSTQTTQPTLAVSTQGQVTLRRGHTDSRAPRRPRPSSMVDYQSYRHTQQLVRRILEQPATQGLTPEVQELVDSIRTVLQSDQEHMEEAVRCASYIEQVFTDSEMGPGQPKPSQQAAGSHSQTFPRPPRRRAGLLHLQSCGDLSSFTCEAIESAQHRGSRRVGSRAGSRAGSRAGSRAGSRLEHPERPHSLIGVCRETVL from the exons ATGACCAGCTGCCAACTG agtgAGGCCGGAGATGTGTGCTACTGCTGCTCCCTCTCCCCCAGCTCCAATTGTCCTGAGGAGAAGCTTCTGGAGCTCCACCCGGCCCCCTCCTGCAGCACCATGAGGATCCTGCTCAAG aAAGTCTTGTTTGCACTGTGTGCTCTGAACGCTCTGACCACTGCTGTGTGCCTGATGGCCTCTGCGCTGAGATACCTGCAGATCTTCACGGCGAGGACACCCTGCATG GACGAGCAAAGGGCCACagctgaagagagggaggagccTGCTCAGGTCCCTGACCCAGATGAGTTTGTGGCcccagcccctcccccctcctacTTCTCCACTTTCTACTCGTACACACCACGCTTGGCCCGCAG GATCCTCGGGGACAGTGTGATCCCTCTCCCTCACATCTACGGTGCTCGAATCAAAGGGGTGGAGGTCTTCTGTCCGTTGGACCCCCCACCTCCATATGAGGTTGTTGCTGGAAGCTCTGCCAATGCAGTCATACAG GAGACAGAGATTGCAATGACAGAGCTGACTATATACACGACGGCCTCTCCCTCAGAAGCCAGTGATCCAG TCTCAGACAGAAGTCCCCGAGTGGTATCAGCATCACCGGGCGTCCCTCTGCGTCTCAAGCCTCCGCTCCAGCATCAGCCTCAGCTCCAGCCTCAGCTCCAGTTCCAGCCTCAGCTCCAGTCTCAGCTCCAGTTCCAGCCTCAGCTCCAGTCTCAGCTCCAGTTCCAGCCTCAGCTCCACCTCCAGCCTCAGCTCCACCTCCAGCCTCAGCTCCAGCCTCAGCTCCACCTCCAGCCTCAGCTCCAGCCTCAGCTCCACCTCCAGCCTCAGCTCCAGCCTCAGCTCCTGCCTCAGCCTCAGTTCCAGCCTCAGATCCAGTTCCAGCCTCAGATCCAGTTCCAGCCTCAGATCCAGTTCCAGCCTCAGTTCCAGCCTCAGCTCCAGTTCCAGCCTCAGTTCCAGCCTCAGCTccaccctcctcttcctcagcagCAGCCTCCCTCCCCAGCATTGAGCCACCGGAGGAAAGAAAGGATGCGCCGCTCCAACAGTGACCCGGTGTTGATAGATATTGCTGCTAAAG TGCTGAGCAGCAGCGACGCCCCCCCCGCTGCGTTTCCTAACACCACAGACTCCTCCACACAGACCACCCAGCCCACGCTGGCTGTCAGCACCCAGGGCCAGGTCACATTGCGGCGGGGCCACACCGACAGCAGGGCGCCCCGGAGACCACGGCCCTCCTCCATGGTGGACTACCAGAGCTACCGACACACACAGCAGCTGGTCAGGAGGATCCTGGAGCAGCCGGCCACCCAGGGCCTGACCCCCGAGGTGCAGGAGCTGGTGGACAGCATCCGGACGGTCCTGCAGTCCGACCAGGAGCACATGGAGGAGGCGGTACGCTGCGCCAGCTACATAGAACAG GTGTTCACAGACTCAGAGATGGGTCCCGGGCAGCCCAAACCTTCCCAGCAGGCAGCAGGCAGCCACTCCCAGACGTTCCCTCGCCCCCCCAGGAGAAGGGCCGGTCTGCTGCACCTGCAGAGCTGCGGCGACCTCAGCTCCTTCACCTGTGAGGCGATCGAGTCTGCACAACATCGAGGAAGCAGAAGAGTGGGGTCCAGGGCAGGGTCCAGGGCAGGGTCCAGGGCAGGGTCCAGGGCAGGGTCCCGACTGGAGCACCCTGAGCGCCCCCACAGTCTGATCGGAGTCTGCAGAGAGACGGTTCTCTAA